In one window of Paracoccus saliphilus DNA:
- a CDS encoding IS110 family transposase, protein MSNYVGLDVSLKEVSVCVVDAQGSVVKRATLPTDPDVIADHLSREVPDAERVVHESGILATWLTRELEKRGVPIICIDARMAHKALSARLNKSDKADAEGLAQLSRTGWFTKVHVRSEASDRVRALVGARERLIRMRKDLEAHIRGVLKTFGIRMGAVPSAHHRQGFRDQLAEAGACDPMLGLVAQTMIPIHKTLCASAEALADELMHVAKQNTLARRLMTVPGVGPLVALNFIATLDDASRFRRSSDVGAFLGLTPRRYQSGEIDRSGRISKCGDAEMRRLLVSAAASLMTQVRRFSPLKSWAIRLSARKGFKKAAVATARKIAVILHAIWRDGTEFNWKGEPAT, encoded by the coding sequence ATGAGCAACTATGTTGGTCTCGACGTTTCGTTGAAAGAGGTCTCGGTCTGCGTTGTGGATGCGCAGGGATCGGTTGTGAAACGCGCGACCCTGCCGACGGACCCGGATGTCATCGCCGACCATCTTTCCCGGGAAGTTCCTGATGCGGAACGTGTCGTGCATGAAAGCGGGATACTCGCCACTTGGCTGACGCGTGAGCTTGAGAAGCGCGGTGTCCCGATCATCTGCATCGACGCTCGCATGGCGCACAAGGCTCTGTCTGCGCGCCTCAACAAGTCGGACAAGGCGGACGCGGAGGGTCTGGCGCAGCTGTCTCGGACCGGCTGGTTCACGAAAGTCCATGTTCGCAGCGAAGCCTCCGACCGAGTGCGGGCGCTGGTGGGGGCGCGAGAACGACTGATCCGCATGCGCAAGGATCTCGAAGCCCATATCCGCGGTGTCCTCAAAACCTTCGGCATCCGCATGGGAGCTGTTCCCAGTGCCCATCATCGCCAAGGATTCCGAGACCAGCTTGCCGAGGCTGGAGCCTGCGATCCGATGCTGGGGCTTGTGGCACAGACCATGATACCCATCCACAAGACACTTTGCGCCTCGGCGGAAGCCCTGGCCGATGAACTGATGCATGTTGCCAAGCAGAATACGTTGGCACGTCGCCTCATGACAGTGCCGGGCGTCGGCCCCCTCGTGGCGCTCAACTTCATCGCGACATTGGACGATGCGAGCAGGTTCCGTCGATCGAGCGATGTCGGCGCGTTTCTGGGATTGACGCCACGACGATACCAATCGGGCGAGATCGACAGATCAGGCCGTATCTCCAAATGCGGAGATGCCGAGATGCGACGTCTGCTTGTATCCGCTGCCGCGTCCTTGATGACACAGGTCAGACGGTTCTCACCTCTCAAGTCCTGGGCGATCCGGCTCAGCGCGCGCAAAGGCTTCAAGAAGGCCGCCGTCGCAACGGCACGCAAGATCGCCGTGATCCTCCATGCCATCTGGCGTGATGGAACCGAGTTCAACTGGAAAGGGGAGCCCGCAACCTGA